The DNA segment CAGCTTCGACTGATAGGTGACCTGCTGGCCCGCGGTGTAGGTCACCCCCTCGGCCCAGACCGTCGAGGAGCAGGCCACGGCGGCCTGACCAGCGGGTGAATAGATCAGCGTCGCTCCCAGTGCCACCCCCACTCCTGCAACCAGCGCGACAAGACCGCGACGAACACCCATGACGGCTCCCTGACACATGCGGACGTGTGCCACACATAGTGGCGTTCACATCCGTAAATATCAAGGGTTCTTAACTATTAACGGCAGCCCGAGATAAGCGGCATAACCCTCCAGGGCGGATTCGAAATCTTCGAGCCTCACCGGTACGTGAGGAAGCACCGTGACGGTCACCGCCCTCTTCCCCACCGTCCGTTTCCAGGTGGCCACCACCCTGCCGTCGTCGACCAGCGTCGACTGGAAGACTCCGTTGCCGCCCGGGATGACCTTCGCCAACTGCTCGACGGAGGCCATCAGCGAACGGTCCTTGTAACCCAGCATGTATTCGTCGAAGCCCGGCAGCGCCCACTGCCCGGTCACCGGCCCCGCGTCGAGGACGGCCTGGTCGGCCCACATCTCCACCCCGTCGACGTCGACCGCGACCAGATCCGCCGCGGCGATCCCGAGCCGGGCGTCACGCATCCCCAGACCGGTCCACCCGGCGAAGTCCTTCACCGGGGCCGGCCCGTGCGATCGGAAGTAGCGCTTCGCGTAGATCGCGAGACCCTCTTCCCGCGACGACGGCGTGAACCGTGCCGGAACCCAGTCGTCCAGCAGCACGAACGTCTGCTCGGCCCCGTCGTTCGGAGCGATCGCGGTGAGGCCGCGCTGTGATGCGTACCAAAGGAGGTGGTAGCCCCTCTGACCGCCGACATCGATGCCGCCCCCGGTGAGCGCGGCCACGCAGGCAGATCGCGTGAGGCGGCCCCCGGCGCTGGTCAGGGCCTCGGTGAGGAGCTCCATCGACCGGTTGGCGATCTTCTCGTCGAGGCCGAGGTATTCCCAGCGTCTCGCCACGCCGGTGAGCTGCCGGACGCCGGTGAGATCGAGCATCCAATGGGCGTCGGCGGACGGGATGAAATGGACCGTGCCGCGCATCGGCCAGGTGCGCACGACGTGGCGCTCCTCGGTGGCGGCGACCACCTCGGGCAGGGTCAGGCCGGTCCGCACGCCCAGCGACCAGAGCCCGCTGTTGAGATCCTGGGCTTGCATGGCGCCGAACCACTCGACCACGGTCCTCACATCGCCGTGCGGGCCCGGCCCGAGCAGGAGGCTGCGAAGGCGAAGGCTCAGTGCCGTGTTTCCATCCACGACACTGAGCCTAGAGAAGCCCTACGACATTTTCAGCGACCGCGAGCCGCGCGGTACCTCTTGATCAGGGTGTTCGTGGAGGAGTCGGCGTCGTCGGCCGGCGCGTCCGCCGAGGTCAGCTTCGGCGCGACCTGGTTCGCCATCGCCTTGCCGAGCTCGACACCCCACTGGTCGAAGGAGTTGATCTCCCAGACGATGCCCTGGGTGAAGGTGATGTGCTCGTAGAGGGCCACCAGCTGCCCGAACGTCGCCGGCGTGAGGCGCTCGGCGAGGATCGTGGTGGTCGGGTGATTGCCCTGCATGACGCGGTGCGGGGCGACGGTGTCGCTCGTGCCCTCGGCCTTGACCTGCTCCAAGGTCTTGCCGAACGCGAGGGCGCCGGTCTGCGCCAGGAAGTTCGACATGAACAGGTCGTGCATCTCGCCGATGTCGTGGTTCGGCACGCTGAAACCGATGAAGTCGGCCGGGATCAGCTTCGTCCCCTGGTGGATGAGCTGGTAGAACGCGTGCTGGCCGTTGGTGCCGGGCTCGCCCCAGAAGACCTCGCCGGTCTGGAAGCTCACCGGGTCGCCGTTGCGCCGCACCGACTTGCCGTTGCTCTCCATGGTCAGCTGCTGGAGGTAGGCGGCGAAGCGGTGCAGGTACTGCGCGTACGGCAGGACGGCGTGCGACTGGGCGCCGAGGAACGTGTCGTACCAGACGTTGAGCAGGCCGAGCAGGGCCGGGACGTTGCGCTCGATCGGCGTGGTGCGGAAGTGCTCGTCGACGGCGTGGTAGCCGGACAGCATCTCGGCGAACTTCTCCTTGCCGATGGCGATCAGCACGGAGAGGCCGACCGCGGACGGCAGCGAGTAGCGGCCGCCGACCCAGTCCCAGAAGCCGAACATGTTCTCGGTGTCGATGCCGAACTCGGCGACCTTGGACGCGTTGGTGCTCACCGCGACGAAGTGCTTCGCCACCGCGGCGTCGTCGTTCAGCTTCGCGAGGAGCCACTGGCGGGCCTCGCGGGCGTTGGTCAGCGTCTCCTGGGTCGTGAACGTCTTCGAACAGACGATGAAGAGGGTCGACGCCGGGTCGAGGTCGCGGGTCTTCTCATATAGATCGGTGGGGTCGATGTTGGAGACGAAGCGGCACTCGATGTCGCGCTGCGAGAAGTCCTTCAGCGCCTCGTACGCCATCACCGGTCCGAGATCCGACCCGCCGATGCCGATGTTCACGATCGTGGTGATGCGCTGGCCGGTGTGCCCGGTCCACTCCCCCGACCGGATCTTGTCGGCGAACGCGCCCATCCGGTCCAGGACCTCGTGGACGTCCTTGACGACGTCCTGCCCGTCGACGGTCAGCTTCGCGCTTCGCGGCAGGCGCAGCGCGGTGTGCAGCACCGCCCGGTCCTCGGTCACGTTGATGTGCTCGCCGGCGAACATCGCGGTGATCTTCTCGCTCAGCTTCGCACGCTGGGCCAGCGCGAACAGGGCGGTCAGCACCTCGTCGGTGACCAGGTTCTTGCTGTAGTCCACGTACAGGTCGGCCACCTCGGCGGCGTAGCGCTCACCCCGCTGCGGGTCGCTGCCGAACAGGTCGCGAAGGTGCACCGCCGAGAACTTCTCCGCGAGCCCCTGCAGGCTCTGCCACTCGGTGCTGTCGGAAACGTGTTCGCTCATCTCTCCCACTCCGGACCGTTTACTAGCACAACTCGCCCATCGTGGCACGGAGTTCATGGTCATGCAGACGATCCGCGCTCATGGCGGACCCACATCTTGATCACACACGTGTCGGAGAGCTCCCGGCGGCGTTCGTCCACCGCGCTGACTACACTCGCGGCCATGGCACGCCTGCTGTCCGACGCCATCGCGCGCCATCGGCGACCGATCCTGGTCGTCATGGCGGTGCTGGTGGCGGCCACGCTCCTGGCGCGATCCCTGGGCGCCGACCCGGAGCTGCTCGCACCCTGGCTGTTCCTGACCGCGGTGACCGGCGGCCTGCTCTACGCCCTGCTCCCGCTGGCGCCGTCGAACCGCAAGCGGCCGGACGCCTTCGACGCGGACGGCCGCACCTTCCGGACCCCGCCGGCCTCCGACGTCGTCATCGCGGGCGTGACCCACCTGTCCTGGCTGGGTTTCTCCGTGCTCTACGGCGACGCCTGGGTGACGGCCGTCCTGCTGGCCGTCCTGGCCCTCTACCCCCGTGCGCTCCGGCACGGCGTCCGGCTCACCCTCACCCCGGACGGCCTGTACGACGAGAAGTACGCCGGCACCGTGACGATCCCGTGGGAGGCAGTCCCGACGCCGTCGTCCAGCACCACGCGGATCCGCCTCGGCATCGGCCGCCCCGACCTGGTCACCACCACCGGCTGGACCGTCAACCGCCGGACCCTCGAATTCGGCGGCGTCGGCGTCCCCTTCGTCGCCGCGGCGATCGAGCACTACCGCGACCATCCTGGCGAGCGCGTCCTCATCGGCACGGCCGAGGGCCACGGCCGGCTGAAGGGCGCAACCACGCACCCGTCGCCGTAGGTCGCCGGGCGGCCCGGACCGGGCAGGTGATCGCGTTCATGTGGGGGCCTTGTCGTGTGCGGTGGGGGACTGCCGCTATCCGCGTACAAGAAAATGTCGTACCGGGGCCCTAGGTTCTCGGCATGGTTTCCGCGGCGTACTCGTACCTCGGCTCGTCCACCCTGGACGACGGCCTCACCCTCCAGACCTCCGGCGGTCCGGCGGCGCACCCCCGCTTCTTCACCGGCTTCCTCACCGATCCGGGCGCCGCGGCCACCGGT comes from the Actinoplanes sp. OR16 genome and includes:
- a CDS encoding winged helix DNA-binding domain-containing protein, with the protein product MDGNTALSLRLRSLLLGPGPHGDVRTVVEWFGAMQAQDLNSGLWSLGVRTGLTLPEVVAATEERHVVRTWPMRGTVHFIPSADAHWMLDLTGVRQLTGVARRWEYLGLDEKIANRSMELLTEALTSAGGRLTRSACVAALTGGGIDVGGQRGYHLLWYASQRGLTAIAPNDGAEQTFVLLDDWVPARFTPSSREEGLAIYAKRYFRSHGPAPVKDFAGWTGLGMRDARLGIAAADLVAVDVDGVEMWADQAVLDAGPVTGQWALPGFDEYMLGYKDRSLMASVEQLAKVIPGGNGVFQSTLVDDGRVVATWKRTVGKRAVTVTVLPHVPVRLEDFESALEGYAAYLGLPLIVKNP
- the pgi gene encoding glucose-6-phosphate isomerase — protein: MSEHVSDSTEWQSLQGLAEKFSAVHLRDLFGSDPQRGERYAAEVADLYVDYSKNLVTDEVLTALFALAQRAKLSEKITAMFAGEHINVTEDRAVLHTALRLPRSAKLTVDGQDVVKDVHEVLDRMGAFADKIRSGEWTGHTGQRITTIVNIGIGGSDLGPVMAYEALKDFSQRDIECRFVSNIDPTDLYEKTRDLDPASTLFIVCSKTFTTQETLTNAREARQWLLAKLNDDAAVAKHFVAVSTNASKVAEFGIDTENMFGFWDWVGGRYSLPSAVGLSVLIAIGKEKFAEMLSGYHAVDEHFRTTPIERNVPALLGLLNVWYDTFLGAQSHAVLPYAQYLHRFAAYLQQLTMESNGKSVRRNGDPVSFQTGEVFWGEPGTNGQHAFYQLIHQGTKLIPADFIGFSVPNHDIGEMHDLFMSNFLAQTGALAFGKTLEQVKAEGTSDTVAPHRVMQGNHPTTTILAERLTPATFGQLVALYEHITFTQGIVWEINSFDQWGVELGKAMANQVAPKLTSADAPADDADSSTNTLIKRYRAARGR